The Spirosoma sp. SC4-14 DNA window GCTGGGCAGGTTGTAGGCAATGGTATTGTTGTTGACGTTTCCAGACACTTCACCAATATTCTGGAAGTTAACCCCGAAGAACGATGGGTACGGGTGCAGCCAGGTGTTGTACGCGACGAACTGAATATCTTTCTGAAACCCTACGGTCTCTATTTTGGCCCCGAAACCTCTACGGCAAACCGGGCTATGATTGGCGGAATGGTGGGCAACAACTCGTGCGGTTCTAACTCCGTTGTTTACCGGGCAACCCGCGAACACACGCTGTCGGTAAAAGCCTTGCTCTCCGACGGTTCAGAAGCCGAATTTGGCGCGTTAACTAGGTGGGAGTTCACAAAACAGCTTGCCGAAGCCAGTCAAAAAACGACAGAAGTAACCCGGAGTTCAGCAGCGCTGGCCGATAAAATTCTATCGACAACCAATGCCATTTTAGCCGATTCTGTCAATCAGAGAGAAATTCGGAAAAATTTCCCAAAAAAATCCATTGAGCGACGGAATACGGGCTATGCCCTGGATGTGCTGCTGGATATGGAGCCATTTACATCGGGCGGAGAACCGTTCAATCTGGCAAAGTTGATTGCAGGCTCCGAAGGAACACTTTGCTTTCTGACCGAAATAAAGCTGAATCTGGTTCCGTTGCCGCCTAAAGAAGGGGGCCTGGTTTGTATTCACTGCCACTCTATCGACGAAGCCTTACGGGCTACCCTGGTGGCTCTCAACTATAAGCCCTATGCCGTCGAACTGATCGACGATATTATTCTGGAACGGGCCGATTCAAATCCTGAGCAGCGAAAAAACAGCTTTTTTGTTCAAAAAACGCCTAGTGATCATTTTCCGATCATTCTGGTTGTCGACCTTTCCCGCGATACGCAGGCCGAAATAAAAGCCCTGGCCGGTGCCATGGAGGCCGAGCTGCGAACCGAAGGGTTGGGCTACCACTATCCGCTCCTGTTTGGCGAAGACACCAAGAAAATATGGACACTCAGGAAAGCTGGACTGGGGCTGCTGGGAAATCTCCCCGGCGACGAAAAAGCGGTAGCCGTAATTGAAGATACGGCCGTCGATGTTCGTGACCTGCCCAATTATATCCGCGACTTCAATGAGATTCTACACAAGCATAATATGCATTCGGTACATTATGCCCATGCCGGTTCGGGTGAATTGCATCTGCGACCAATTATCAATCTAAAAACCGAAGAAGGCCATCGGCAGTATCGGATGATTGCCGAAGAAATTGCAACCCTTGTCAAAAAATACGACGGGTCGCTGTCGGGTGAACATGGCGACGGACGCTTGCGGGGCGAATTTATTCCGCAAATGGTTGGACCGCACAACTATGAGTTGATGCGGCAAATCAAGCATACGTGGGACCCGGAAGGTATTTTCAACCCCGGCAAAATTGTTGAAACGCCCCCCATGGACACATTCCTGCGGTATGAAGCGGGCCAGCAAACACCAGAGTTTAAGAGCTATTTTCGCTATAAGGACCAGAACGTACTGCAACATGCCGAACAGTGCAACGGGTCGGGCGATTGCCGGAAAACGCAATTATCGGGCGGAACCATGTGCCCCAGCTACATGGCCACCCGCAATGAGAAAGACACAACCCGGGCACGGGCCAACATCCTGCGCGAGATGCTGACGCGGTCGCCGAAGGAAAACCGGTTCGATCATGAAGAAATCAAAGAGGTGTATGACCTCTGCCTGTCGTGCAAAGGTTGTAAGAGCGAATGCCCATCAAACGTTGATGTAGCCAAGCTAAAAGCCGAATTTCTGCAACACTACTACGACACCAACGGTGTTCCGGTTCGGTCGCAGTTGATCGCCAATTTTGCCCGCCTGTCGAGTCTGGCATCGGTTGTCCCCTGGGCCTGGAATGGCGTGTTGGGTACGCCTTCGCTCCGGCGCATTGCAAACCGTATGGTTGGTTTCCACCCCGACCGAACCATGCCTTTGCTCAGCAATGTGACGTTGAAAAAGTGGGCAGAGGACCGCCACACCCCACCACTCTCCGCACGAAGCCTTTTGCTCTTCTGCGATGAGTTTACGAATTACAACGATGTAGAGGTTGGGCAGAAGGCCATTCAGCTATTCGAGCAACTTGGCTATACGGTTATTATTCCGGAACATGGCGAAAGTGGCCGAGCGGCTTTGTCGAAAGGAATGCTGAAATATGCTAAAAAGCTGGCCGAACGGAATATTCACTTATTAAAAGATGTAGTTACGACCGAAACACCGCTGGTCGGTCTTGAGCCATCGGCCATTCTTACCTTCCGCGACGAATATCCCGATCTGGTCGATGAATCGCTGATGGCCGATGCCAAACGACTGGCCGAAAACACGCTGACCTTCGAAGAATTCATTGCCCGTGAATCGGATGCGGGGCGAATCAAGCCAGAACAGTTTACGACCGAAAAACGGCTGATTAAACTTCATGGCCATTGCCAGCAGAAAGCAGTATCGTCGTTAGTACCGGGCAAAAAAGCGTTGTCGTTACCCGCCAATTATACGACACAGTTGATTCCTTCGGGTTGTTGTGGTATGGCCGGTTCATTTGGCTACGAAGCCGAACATTATGATGTTTCGATGCAAATTGGTGAACTCGTCCTGTTTCCGACTGTTCGCCAGCAACCCGATGAGGTGATTATTGCCGCTCCTGGCACTTCATGCCGCCATCAGATCAAAGATGGCACAGCACGAAAAGCCAAACATCCGGCCGAAATCTTATTCGAAGCCCTAAACTAGGTTTCAAGGGTTTCTTTTAACCATTGTACAGCGTAGTTAAAATTACGTTGTACAATGGCACTATTCTGGCACTCGCTTACTTTTCTTCTTCCTCCACCACTGCTACCATTATATAACTGTTGACTCCACAAAGGAGGAAAAGTGATATTGCCCATTGATAATTAATATACGTCTTGTAAATTTCAGAAAACAAAAATCATATTAAAGAAACTTATATTCTGTAATGATAAACTCTATACGGCTAATTTTTATAAGTAGCTGTATTTTGTTCTGGTTTTCGGCATCGGCGCAACGTGTTCCCAACAGCACGCAACTCAAATGCGCTACGCCCGATCTGACAACAGCTCAACTACAGGCGTTGAATAATCAGGCAGCGTTTGCCTTAAAGATTAAACAAGCGTCGGGAGTTGGCCAGACCGGAATTAAATACGTGCCAATCCGTCCGCATATTTTTCGGCGTAGCGACGGAACGGGTGGCATGGCACTGGCAAAACTGAACAACATCATTGCCCTTACAAATAGCTATTACCTGCTCAACGGTAGTGGCATTCAATTCTATTTAGCCGGTACTACCCCCGACTATATCGACAACGATGCTCTCTATACTAGTTTTCCGGCTTATAATGAGACATCCGTTGAGGGTCGCGATGCGCTCAATGCCATGAACCAATATTATGTGAATGCATTCGATCAGAATAATCTGGGTGGTTATGCGCATTTTCCAAACATTGATAACATTCAATCGACGCGCTCATTTATCCTGAATGAAAGTGACGAGAACGATCTGGGCAATCGGCTGATACCGCACGAACTTGGTCACAGCTTCAGTTTGTATCATACATTCGGCAACCTGAGTTCGGGCACCGATGAACTGGTAACACGCGGAACCGGAGCCAATTGTGCCACAGCGGGCGATGAACTCTGCGACACGCCAGCAGACCCCTACGGCAAAACCGGAGCCACTACGGTTTACATCAATGGTTGCGAAACGTACAACGGCATTGCCAAGGATGCGCAGGGCAAACCTTATTCGCCTTCCATGACTAACATTATGTCGTATTACTTTCCCTGTACGCACGATTTCACACCAGGGCAGTATGAACGCATACAGGCCGGACTGGCCCTCCGCCAGACCCATACCTCCTATTCCCTCAATTATCCACCGACAGTGGTGGCGGCTCCCACCAATGTTTCAGCCGTAATCAACAGCGGCAATGTCGTACTCACCTGGCAGGATAATGGAACCAATGAAATGGGCTATTTCATCGAACGATCTACCTCAGGAACAACTGGATTTGTTCCGGTAGGTGGCGTTGCTACCGATGCGACTACCTATACAGATACGAAGGCCGCGCCACTAACTACCTATTACTACCGTGTTCGCCCATCCAATAGTACAACACAGGGAATAAGCCCTGTTGTTAGTATTGCAACCCCAGCCTGCCATCCTTTTTATTATTACAACTGTGCCGATGGCGACGGCCTGAAAAGCCTGGTTGTTAATGGCACCGTACTAAGTCAAAATTCGGGTTGCTCGCTGGGGGGATATAGTTCCAGCACGGTGGTTTCGGGCACCGTTACCAGCGGTCAGTCGGTTACGTTTACGGGCACATTACTCAACTCAACCTATTCAGAAGGCGTTGCGATCTGGGCCGATCTGAACCGGAATGGCCTGTTTGAAACCAGCCAGAACGAGCTTTTATACCAAACGCCCAGCAGCACAACGGCACCTTTTTCGGGAAGCTTATCGTTTCCGGCCAGCCTTACGGCGGGCCCAATAGCTATACGTGTGGTTGTAGCCTATAACCTGGTTCCATCAGACCCCTGTGGCATTTACACTTACGGAGAAACGGAAGATTATCAACTCCTGGTAGTGAACCCGCCATCGGCCGATCTGAGTTTGAGTATTCAGGCTAGTAACCGCACGCCATTAGTGAATCAGACGATGAGTGTATCCGTAACAATTCAGAACAATGGGCCCAACAATGCAACAGGAATCAGTTGGCAAAACCGTCTGCCGTCTACTCTTAGTTTCGTTAGTGGCAGTGCGGGCGTTGTTAGCTCAGGCACCGCAATTGGTGGTAGTGGTATTGCAATTAACAGCGGGGCTTCGGCCACGTTTTCCTATCAGGTAAAACCTACCCAAGCGGGTACTTACCTGAATGCCGCTCAGATCATAACCAGCAACCAAACCGATCCAGACTCACAACCGGGCTCGGGTACGGGCGACGGCCAGGATGATACTGCAACCCTGGACATTCGAACACCCGACAGCAGTACGGCTATTTATGCCTCTCCTAATCCGAATCAGACACCGCTTCCGGCTGTATCGTCAAACCAGCCTGCTCCCGACCCCACAAAAGCCGATTTGTCGCTGGCCCTAAGCGTCGATACGAGAACACCGAAATCAGGGCAACCCGTAACGTTTTCGGTCATAGTCAGCAATGCGGGCGGCTCGACGGCCAGTACGGTTGTGGTTCGGGATACATTGTGGGGAATGACGTTTGTAGGTTCGCCATCTGGTGTAAGCGTAGTAGGTAGTGGGAATGGCTACAGCATTGTTCAGGCTACAATTGCTTCGATTGCCGCTGGTAGCTCGGCTCGATTAGTCTTTACGGCTACCCCAACGTCAACGGGCCATAGTATCAATTCGGCTCAGATATGGTCGTCGACCCCATCAGACCCCGACTCAACGCCAGGTTCGGCAACGCCAACAGCCAATAATCTGAACGGCGAAGACGACACCGCTTCAATTGATCTGCGAGTGGGTTCATAACCGACGCCGTATCTATGCCCCAAATGGCCATTGCTTACGCACAACCGCCGAAACAAGAAATGCAACAACGCCCGCACTAATTACGAGCAAGCCCGAAAGCATAAACGTAAGGCCCGTTGAGAAGAAAATAAAGAGCCAGACACCAATGGCCAATAACACGGGAACTGGATATAACGGCATACGAAACGGAAATTCCGATGCTTTCCGTCGACGGTGCAACAACAACAGACCAATGGCCTGCCCAACAAACTGAACTACAATCCGCATAGCCAGAATAGCCGTAATGACATCGCCCAGTCGGAATAAGAGACTGAACACAAACCCCAACCCGCCCAGAAAAAGCAGCGAAATATAGGGAAACTGACGGGTTGGATGAAGCCGGGCAAAAATTGGGAAGAATTGTCCGTCGGCGGCAGCCGCGTACGGCACTCTCGAATAACCCAGCAAGACGGCAAATAAAGACGAAAAGGCAACCAGCAATACCAGCACCGTGGCTAGTTTAGCGGCTGATGGCCCATAGAGCGTTTCTACGAATGTGCTGACAATGAAATCGCTGTTTTGCGCAATTTGCCACGGCACCACACTGACCACGCTTAGGTTCATGAGCAAATACAGGGCAGCAATGCCAGCAATGGAGATAAACATGCTGGCCGGAATATTGCGGGTTGGCTTCTGAATTTCGCTACCCAGATGGCAAACATTGTAGTAGCCTAAATAACAATAGATTGTTTTCACGGAAGCCTGCCCCAAACCAGCCGCAATCAATCCGCCACTAACCGAGCCCATCGATTGTAGTGTTTCTGCCAGCGGAATGCGCGAATTGCTGAGTCCACCCACAATTATCCAGCCGAGTGTGATCAACACAGCTCCCCACATTACCAGGCCAATCTTGCCGATAGAGTCGATTTTCCGATATAAGAGGATAATAATCAACACAACAATACCGCCCGAAACGGCCCGACGCTGCCAGTCATCGAGCGGCACCAGATACGATGCATACTGCGAAAAACCGATTGCCCCCGAAGCCACCACCAACGGTGCCTGAATCAGCGTTTGCCAAACATACAGAAACGACAGGAGCTTTCCCCAACGGCGTTCACCATACGAAATTTTCAGAAAATTATAGCTTCCTCCCGCCTGCGGGAAAGCCGCTCCCAGCTCAGCCCAAACAAAAGCATCGATAACCGACACGAGTGCGCCCAGTATCCATGCCCATAAGAATTGTGGTCCACCCAGAGTTTTAATTACCAGCGGCAATACCACAAACGGCCCAATACCGACCATGTCGATCATGTTCAGAGCCGTTCCCTGAAGCAAATTCAGACGTCGCGGCAACACTGGCTCAACACCATGCGCTCCCGACGATCCTGACGAGGAATTGGAGGGGGTAGAATCAATCAATGGCGTACAGGAATAATAATCTACCTAACGAACAGGCAACGGTTTGACCAAACGTAAAAGTTCGGTTTCTACAAGCCCTTTTTCCATTGTCTTATTTATGTAACAACTCATTCGGGTTTTTCTCATAAAAAAGTCGCGGCCAGCATCAATGCTGGCCGCGATGGTAAACTTATTGGTTAATTAGTGATTGGTCATTAGCAACTCCATTCAAATGACCAATGGCTATTGACCAATTAATTCAGCAATTGGTCGAACGTCAGGCTGATATAGTACATCGAACCAATGCTTGGATTACCCCACGATTGCGTATAGAGTTTATTGGTCAGGTTTGTACCACCCACTTTCAGAATTGATTTGATCGATGTAACCTTCTTGCTAATCTGCGCATCGAGCGTACCATAGGCCGGAATGATTGTTTGCTTCTGAGCCGTGGCCAGCGTATTGGCAAAGCTCGATTCCCACAGGAACGAATCCTGATGACGCCATACAACATTGAAGCCAAAACCACTTCCGGCCAGGTTCCGGTTACCGAACGAAATATTGTAACGGTACTTTGGTGTGTTGAAGAACGTCACAAAACCATCGGGAATCTGATTCTGATCGATCAGGTAATTCGACGACACGTTGGCACCAACCATGTAGTTACCCGGCAGCACATAGTCTAAACCAATAGCCCAGCCTGCATTTTTCAACTGCGTTGTCGAATTGACCGGATAGAAGTAAACATTCCGTGTCGACGAGCTGGTTAGTTGCAGAGCCGAGGTTGGATCAGTAAGGGAAACGGGTTGCTTGCCCTGCACTACCGTTTGGGTTCCGAGGAAATTCAGGAAACGGTTGTAGTAGTAATAGGCATCGATGAAGAGTTTATTGCCAAGCAATCCTTTATACCCCACTTCATAGGTTTCGACCCGCTCAGGATCATAACCAGGATCAACGGCGGTCTTCAATTGCCCGAGTGCCTGTGGCAGTGCGGCTGCTCCACCCTGCTGCAACGTTGCGCCAAATGTCTGCACCGACTGGAGCGTATAGACCGGGTTGGTGCTGAAGTTATACCGCTGTTTCAGGAATGGCAGGCCACCAATCAGGTGTGCACTGGGCGTGTTAAGGTCGATGTACTGATCCTGGGTAGTTGGAATACGGAAACCCCGCTGGAACGACGCCCGGAAGTTATGCACTTTGGCAACAGTCAACACCGCCGACAAACGGGGGCTAACCTGGGCTTTAAAGTTCTGGTTCTTATCGTAGCGAAGCGAGCCCGTCAGTTTCAGCACATCGGCCAGCGTTTTCGACGCTTGGGCATACGCACCGTATTCATCAATGGTAAACTCTTTCCCATTTTCGTCGCGGGCAAAAAGCGTCCCTTCCGAATTGAGCGCATACCGCCGAACGTTGCCACCAACGATCAATTCAACAACTTTTGGATCAATCAGCTTATTGAAATTATACATGGCTTCGCCATGATAGAGGTTGGTTTTATCCAGAAACCGCGCCCCTACGCCCGTTGCATCGCCCGGAATAGGTTTACCCGCTACCGCATCAAATGCCTGCTGGAAAGCAGCCGTTCCGGGTATCAACCGTCCCTGGTCGGCTGTGCCACGTGCTACGTTCAACCACGTATTCTGCTGGCTTGCAGCATAGGTTTGTGCTGCGGTTGCGGCCGTTGCCGGTGTTTGGCCCGAAGCTAGTGCCTGCAAAAAGGCTCCTGCATAGCCCGTAAAAGCAGTTTGTGCATAGGTCCCAAAGAAAGTAGGGAACCACTTGGCGGCACTACCACTCCAGGCTTCGTTGATACCCTGCCCCAGTGTTCCGGTGGCATACGCATCACCCGACCGTTCCTGCGTGGTGTAGGCCCGCACAAAGAAATTAGAACCACGGAGTTCGAGCTTATACTGGCCTAGTTTAAAGCCTTTGATATAATACCGATCGGCACCCGTATAGACCGTAGTTCCAGTTCCCCAGTTTGCCTGAAAAATGGCTTCTACATTATCGTTCAAACGATAGTGAAGGGCACCATTCAGTTTTAGGTTCGTAGCATCGTAGTTGACCAGATCACTTTCTTTATACCCCGTCCGTGCAATATTCAGATTCGGGATAATAGAGTTAAAAATCTGCTGGGGCGTAAGACCCGTAAGTTGTGGCAGTGTCATATTACCAGCCTGCGGAATGGGCGTAGAAGCAATCAGCCCCAATACTTGCGAGGTACCATTTGCACCCGTTCCGGGTTGACCGTTGCCGAATAGATTCGAATACAGGTTGGCACTGGCATCGCCGTATACATTTACGCCATCATACCCTGGATTATTCGTTTGATTACCGGTTGCTAAATTATACCCATTCGTAAAGCTCTGGTCCCGATAGTCGGTTGCCTGCCAGTCTTTCGCCGACAGGTAGGAAACACCAACCTTAAAAGCAAATCGGTTATTGAACGCTTTGGCATACCGGAAGGCCGCATCGTAGAACGGTGTAGTTGCGGTTGTTCGGTTGCTG harbors:
- a CDS encoding FAD-linked oxidase C-terminal domain-containing protein — translated: MDSEVIRRLADQLSGDIYDSPTYRTLYATDASAYREVPTAVAFPKTIDDLKALIAFAREHKTSLIPRTAGTSLAGQVVGNGIVVDVSRHFTNILEVNPEERWVRVQPGVVRDELNIFLKPYGLYFGPETSTANRAMIGGMVGNNSCGSNSVVYRATREHTLSVKALLSDGSEAEFGALTRWEFTKQLAEASQKTTEVTRSSAALADKILSTTNAILADSVNQREIRKNFPKKSIERRNTGYALDVLLDMEPFTSGGEPFNLAKLIAGSEGTLCFLTEIKLNLVPLPPKEGGLVCIHCHSIDEALRATLVALNYKPYAVELIDDIILERADSNPEQRKNSFFVQKTPSDHFPIILVVDLSRDTQAEIKALAGAMEAELRTEGLGYHYPLLFGEDTKKIWTLRKAGLGLLGNLPGDEKAVAVIEDTAVDVRDLPNYIRDFNEILHKHNMHSVHYAHAGSGELHLRPIINLKTEEGHRQYRMIAEEIATLVKKYDGSLSGEHGDGRLRGEFIPQMVGPHNYELMRQIKHTWDPEGIFNPGKIVETPPMDTFLRYEAGQQTPEFKSYFRYKDQNVLQHAEQCNGSGDCRKTQLSGGTMCPSYMATRNEKDTTRARANILREMLTRSPKENRFDHEEIKEVYDLCLSCKGCKSECPSNVDVAKLKAEFLQHYYDTNGVPVRSQLIANFARLSSLASVVPWAWNGVLGTPSLRRIANRMVGFHPDRTMPLLSNVTLKKWAEDRHTPPLSARSLLLFCDEFTNYNDVEVGQKAIQLFEQLGYTVIIPEHGESGRAALSKGMLKYAKKLAERNIHLLKDVVTTETPLVGLEPSAILTFRDEYPDLVDESLMADAKRLAENTLTFEEFIARESDAGRIKPEQFTTEKRLIKLHGHCQQKAVSSLVPGKKALSLPANYTTQLIPSGCCGMAGSFGYEAEHYDVSMQIGELVLFPTVRQQPDEVIIAAPGTSCRHQIKDGTARKAKHPAEILFEALN
- a CDS encoding GEVED domain-containing protein; its protein translation is MINSIRLIFISSCILFWFSASAQRVPNSTQLKCATPDLTTAQLQALNNQAAFALKIKQASGVGQTGIKYVPIRPHIFRRSDGTGGMALAKLNNIIALTNSYYLLNGSGIQFYLAGTTPDYIDNDALYTSFPAYNETSVEGRDALNAMNQYYVNAFDQNNLGGYAHFPNIDNIQSTRSFILNESDENDLGNRLIPHELGHSFSLYHTFGNLSSGTDELVTRGTGANCATAGDELCDTPADPYGKTGATTVYINGCETYNGIAKDAQGKPYSPSMTNIMSYYFPCTHDFTPGQYERIQAGLALRQTHTSYSLNYPPTVVAAPTNVSAVINSGNVVLTWQDNGTNEMGYFIERSTSGTTGFVPVGGVATDATTYTDTKAAPLTTYYYRVRPSNSTTQGISPVVSIATPACHPFYYYNCADGDGLKSLVVNGTVLSQNSGCSLGGYSSSTVVSGTVTSGQSVTFTGTLLNSTYSEGVAIWADLNRNGLFETSQNELLYQTPSSTTAPFSGSLSFPASLTAGPIAIRVVVAYNLVPSDPCGIYTYGETEDYQLLVVNPPSADLSLSIQASNRTPLVNQTMSVSVTIQNNGPNNATGISWQNRLPSTLSFVSGSAGVVSSGTAIGGSGIAINSGASATFSYQVKPTQAGTYLNAAQIITSNQTDPDSQPGSGTGDGQDDTATLDIRTPDSSTAIYASPNPNQTPLPAVSSNQPAPDPTKADLSLALSVDTRTPKSGQPVTFSVIVSNAGGSTASTVVVRDTLWGMTFVGSPSGVSVVGSGNGYSIVQATIASIAAGSSARLVFTATPTSTGHSINSAQIWSSTPSDPDSTPGSATPTANNLNGEDDTASIDLRVGS
- a CDS encoding APC family permease; the protein is MIDSTPSNSSSGSSGAHGVEPVLPRRLNLLQGTALNMIDMVGIGPFVVLPLVIKTLGGPQFLWAWILGALVSVIDAFVWAELGAAFPQAGGSYNFLKISYGERRWGKLLSFLYVWQTLIQAPLVVASGAIGFSQYASYLVPLDDWQRRAVSGGIVVLIIILLYRKIDSIGKIGLVMWGAVLITLGWIIVGGLSNSRIPLAETLQSMGSVSGGLIAAGLGQASVKTIYCYLGYYNVCHLGSEIQKPTRNIPASMFISIAGIAALYLLMNLSVVSVVPWQIAQNSDFIVSTFVETLYGPSAAKLATVLVLLVAFSSLFAVLLGYSRVPYAAAADGQFFPIFARLHPTRQFPYISLLFLGGLGFVFSLLFRLGDVITAILAMRIVVQFVGQAIGLLLLHRRRKASEFPFRMPLYPVPVLLAIGVWLFIFFSTGLTFMLSGLLVISAGVVAFLVSAVVRKQWPFGA
- a CDS encoding TonB-dependent receptor, with amino-acid sequence MQKSITYLLLFLGLFCLLSAGAMAQTHISGKVSAEGSNDDLVGIAIAVKGKVIGTITDQKGNFSLTTSTPTPFTIAVSSVGFQTQEFEITGDRTNMAISLKEQVTLGQEVVVAASRVEESVLKSPVSVERLDIRSFQSTPSASFYDAMQNIKGVDMSTQSLTFKSVNVRGFGANGNTRVVQLLDGMDNQAPGLNFSVGNIAGVSELDLESVELLPGAASALYGPNAINGLLLMTSKSPFQYQGLSAYVKGGVMNASNRTTATTPFYDAAFRYAKAFNNRFAFKVGVSYLSAKDWQATDYRDQSFTNGYNLATGNQTNNPGYDGVNVYGDASANLYSNLFGNGQPGTGANGTSQVLGLIASTPIPQAGNMTLPQLTGLTPQQIFNSIIPNLNIARTGYKESDLVNYDATNLKLNGALHYRLNDNVEAIFQANWGTGTTVYTGADRYYIKGFKLGQYKLELRGSNFFVRAYTTQERSGDAYATGTLGQGINEAWSGSAAKWFPTFFGTYAQTAFTGYAGAFLQALASGQTPATAATAAQTYAASQQNTWLNVARGTADQGRLIPGTAAFQQAFDAVAGKPIPGDATGVGARFLDKTNLYHGEAMYNFNKLIDPKVVELIVGGNVRRYALNSEGTLFARDENGKEFTIDEYGAYAQASKTLADVLKLTGSLRYDKNQNFKAQVSPRLSAVLTVAKVHNFRASFQRGFRIPTTQDQYIDLNTPSAHLIGGLPFLKQRYNFSTNPVYTLQSVQTFGATLQQGGAAALPQALGQLKTAVDPGYDPERVETYEVGYKGLLGNKLFIDAYYYYNRFLNFLGTQTVVQGKQPVSLTDPTSALQLTSSSTRNVYFYPVNSTTQLKNAGWAIGLDYVLPGNYMVGANVSSNYLIDQNQIPDGFVTFFNTPKYRYNISFGNRNLAGSGFGFNVVWRHQDSFLWESSFANTLATAQKQTIIPAYGTLDAQISKKVTSIKSILKVGGTNLTNKLYTQSWGNPSIGSMYYISLTFDQLLN